The Myxococcaceae bacterium JPH2 genome has a window encoding:
- a CDS encoding pilus assembly protein PilY has product MHLTRVLISAGVLTVAGVVLAQGTDGGTGTSTGVGLCIDTTGTDKQPPFTRDAGIPSAIIVTEDAPPKLRLNTNLNVLDPERIILPFEQDIEGLIVDDQAGNGASHTLGWFYYDDLIRLGYVDIKDPNDPNDDVLVDRNGNGVPDFHEDLYNISAGSSARAYVGRDGPRCPGRALFNHVIQDGGTRQFREPDLLTGPCSSGGSYMANHGPSRWNAGTGYPPQPTTGGIVGQVVSDFAGSPYDFLDSNDNLNASAIPDKVDGWFSDRGAFPHIPNLLEPADPANDNKGIGHLVFLATDDDDNKCPQSGTAECLSPRIAWDKNDDLGDGIPDYKASAFDTNGRLKPGRSAAEPITEEDRRVKMGHIDGNRELVFFLIVYVEQIYGAATDSCFATQYFADGGAQCNLWMHGDINVFFSKTLLNMDLHQSLNTTTVTTKNLSSGWLSSTAYNRLKQDGGAYGGITFPSGQTQKVMSYNRRAAHTLVGAPRNNPLVWILGWEDQNAGGNRTYDDIVILINKQNNGSYRSDVVSDISLDEAQDYTITEVTFEADDQAFFVADGGTSNACRRQVGSSDGGTSLSQPKITYQVALDCKECTANCDTATPTFVVKSNPSWVDVPMPDPDGGTAARHVTSVVNDFLERGFTGSQLCWRAMLESPGEACQPTINDVNVSYKAQKAGEYGRASLTPLANAVVYGVYETPGRTWFSPTGVNPSARVYDHGDVDLADRGHVHLKLMYDPDDPNTGYSPFQPRWDSGDQLSDWTRTTSASNLDARKLVSWDPTASRRWRATADYLQDSTSPAFPGNLCGIESAGVYQYDLNHKNGCDDDDRATLRNWLYGWEYRDSTTGASSTRRAWPMGGVNLSTAAVVGPPGIPPWMLKSSNNELDRFVSRFQSDSRIAQRPTMAYVGTTQGYLHALATGRYRSNDDTCTSIVEHQGYFARAGGCTSGRDYGTGDEVFAYLPYKLLPFYVENFRRKGDASLARATVDASPAVADVDLGQTGEYSDTTGYTATATNQWRLDTSSPTTGAKTVLASATGPKQSVFFALDISNPSDTKFPMPLWEFDMRRDRFRTTSGQPCADTNTNCKSLPDLFVAAGAVKPDTTGSRHAPTVVRMDFGPGGTKWVAVFATDYLPDATNPTTANSVGTVYLIDMKTGLPVQVPGGSTRSRLAGIVTLGSAADANEGIGGEVAAVDANDDGVFDVLYVPSTSGKIYRINTSDVDTTGRPLGKVLASCVIADAKTVTDVPAAWRPYQRIFSSISVKLERGGSGNVAHIYFGTANSPDLANEPEDLAPLASKPHYYLMAFNDPRPLGATCGGTYAWAQELAAGQLVWGGVASSSDNVFTTTASGKAANICSLNAEGGKLYAYSAAGVAAPGNGASLGGQGVNAPVLYDNHLIILTADSKIRVLGEKGKFNNPGGAGLQRRSNVLIWDVRSGSKIQEVVP; this is encoded by the coding sequence ATGCACCTCACACGCGTCCTCATCTCCGCTGGCGTGCTGACTGTGGCGGGAGTCGTCCTCGCCCAGGGCACGGATGGCGGCACCGGCACGAGCACCGGCGTCGGCTTGTGCATCGACACCACCGGCACCGACAAGCAGCCACCCTTCACCCGCGACGCGGGCATTCCCAGCGCCATCATCGTCACGGAAGACGCGCCGCCCAAGCTGCGGCTCAACACCAACCTCAACGTGTTGGACCCAGAGCGCATCATCCTCCCCTTCGAGCAGGACATCGAAGGGCTCATCGTGGATGACCAGGCCGGCAACGGCGCGTCCCACACGCTCGGGTGGTTCTATTACGACGACCTCATCCGCCTGGGTTACGTGGACATCAAGGACCCCAACGACCCCAACGACGATGTGTTGGTGGATCGCAACGGCAACGGGGTGCCGGACTTCCACGAGGACCTCTACAACATCTCCGCGGGAAGCTCCGCGCGCGCCTATGTCGGCCGCGATGGGCCGCGCTGCCCCGGCCGGGCGCTGTTCAACCACGTCATCCAGGACGGCGGCACCCGCCAGTTCCGCGAGCCGGACCTGCTGACGGGCCCGTGCAGCTCCGGCGGGAGCTACATGGCCAATCACGGTCCCAGCCGGTGGAACGCCGGGACGGGATATCCACCGCAACCCACCACGGGCGGCATCGTCGGTCAGGTCGTCAGCGACTTCGCCGGCAGCCCGTACGACTTCCTCGACAGCAACGACAACCTCAACGCGAGCGCCATCCCCGACAAGGTGGATGGCTGGTTCAGCGACCGAGGCGCCTTCCCGCACATCCCGAACCTGCTCGAGCCGGCAGACCCCGCCAATGACAACAAAGGCATCGGCCACCTCGTCTTCCTCGCCACCGACGACGACGACAACAAGTGCCCCCAGTCTGGCACCGCCGAGTGCCTGTCTCCGCGCATCGCGTGGGACAAGAACGACGACCTTGGAGACGGCATCCCGGACTACAAGGCGAGCGCCTTCGACACCAATGGTCGCCTCAAGCCCGGTCGCAGCGCCGCCGAGCCCATCACCGAGGAGGACCGGCGGGTGAAGATGGGCCACATCGACGGCAACCGTGAGCTGGTCTTCTTCCTCATTGTCTACGTGGAGCAAATCTACGGCGCCGCCACGGACTCGTGCTTCGCGACCCAGTACTTCGCGGACGGTGGCGCGCAGTGCAACCTCTGGATGCACGGGGACATCAACGTCTTCTTCTCCAAGACGTTGCTCAACATGGACCTGCACCAGAGCCTCAACACCACCACGGTGACGACCAAGAACCTGAGTTCGGGCTGGCTGAGCAGCACTGCGTACAACCGGTTGAAGCAAGACGGCGGCGCCTACGGCGGCATCACCTTCCCCTCAGGCCAGACTCAGAAAGTGATGTCTTACAACCGTCGCGCGGCGCACACGCTCGTGGGTGCGCCACGAAACAACCCGCTCGTCTGGATCCTCGGCTGGGAAGACCAGAACGCTGGCGGTAACCGGACGTACGACGACATCGTCATCCTCATCAACAAACAGAACAACGGCTCGTACCGCTCGGACGTCGTGTCAGACATCTCTCTGGACGAGGCCCAGGACTACACCATCACCGAGGTCACCTTCGAAGCGGATGACCAGGCGTTCTTCGTGGCCGATGGAGGAACGAGCAATGCCTGTCGCAGACAGGTGGGTTCCTCCGACGGCGGCACAAGCCTGAGCCAGCCGAAAATCACCTATCAGGTGGCACTGGACTGCAAGGAGTGCACGGCCAACTGCGACACCGCCACGCCCACGTTCGTGGTGAAGAGCAACCCGTCCTGGGTGGACGTCCCAATGCCCGACCCGGACGGCGGTACGGCCGCGCGGCACGTGACATCCGTGGTGAATGACTTCTTGGAGCGCGGCTTCACCGGCTCGCAGCTGTGCTGGCGGGCCATGCTCGAGAGCCCGGGCGAGGCCTGTCAGCCCACCATCAACGACGTCAACGTCTCCTACAAGGCGCAGAAGGCGGGCGAGTACGGACGCGCATCCCTCACCCCGCTGGCCAACGCTGTCGTGTATGGCGTGTATGAGACGCCAGGCCGGACCTGGTTCAGCCCCACGGGCGTGAATCCCTCCGCCCGCGTCTACGACCATGGCGACGTGGACCTCGCGGACCGCGGCCACGTCCACCTCAAGTTGATGTACGACCCGGATGACCCGAACACGGGCTACAGCCCGTTCCAGCCGCGCTGGGACTCTGGCGACCAATTGAGCGACTGGACGCGCACCACCAGCGCCAGCAACCTGGATGCGCGCAAGCTCGTGTCGTGGGACCCGACCGCGTCCCGGCGCTGGCGCGCCACCGCGGACTATCTCCAGGACAGCACGAGCCCCGCGTTCCCCGGCAACCTGTGCGGCATCGAGTCCGCGGGCGTCTACCAGTATGACCTGAACCACAAGAACGGCTGCGACGACGACGACCGGGCCACGCTGCGCAACTGGCTCTATGGCTGGGAATACCGAGACAGCACCACGGGCGCCTCGAGCACACGGCGCGCCTGGCCCATGGGCGGGGTGAACCTGTCCACCGCCGCCGTGGTGGGACCGCCCGGGATTCCCCCCTGGATGCTGAAGTCCTCGAACAACGAGCTGGACCGCTTCGTGTCGCGCTTCCAGAGCGACTCGCGCATCGCGCAGCGGCCCACGATGGCCTACGTGGGCACCACGCAGGGCTATCTGCACGCGCTGGCCACGGGGCGCTACCGCTCGAACGACGACACCTGCACGAGCATCGTGGAGCACCAGGGCTACTTTGCTCGCGCGGGCGGCTGCACCAGCGGCCGCGACTACGGCACCGGCGACGAGGTGTTCGCGTACCTGCCTTACAAACTGCTGCCCTTCTACGTGGAGAACTTCCGCCGAAAGGGCGACGCCAGCCTCGCGCGCGCCACCGTGGACGCCTCGCCCGCGGTGGCGGACGTGGACCTGGGCCAGACCGGCGAGTACAGCGACACCACGGGCTACACCGCGACCGCCACCAACCAGTGGCGGCTGGACACCAGCAGCCCCACCACCGGCGCCAAGACGGTGTTGGCGAGCGCCACGGGTCCCAAGCAGAGCGTCTTCTTCGCCTTGGACATCAGCAATCCGAGCGACACGAAGTTCCCCATGCCGCTGTGGGAGTTCGACATGCGGCGCGACCGGTTCCGCACCACGTCGGGCCAGCCGTGCGCGGACACGAACACCAACTGCAAGAGCTTGCCCGACCTGTTCGTGGCCGCGGGGGCCGTGAAGCCCGACACCACGGGCTCACGCCACGCCCCCACCGTCGTGCGCATGGACTTCGGCCCGGGCGGCACGAAGTGGGTGGCCGTCTTCGCCACCGACTACCTGCCCGACGCCACCAACCCCACCACCGCCAACAGCGTGGGCACCGTCTACCTCATCGACATGAAGACGGGCCTGCCGGTGCAGGTGCCGGGGGGCAGCACCCGCTCGCGGCTCGCGGGCATCGTCACCCTGGGCAGCGCCGCGGACGCCAACGAAGGCATCGGCGGTGAAGTCGCGGCGGTGGACGCCAACGACGACGGCGTCTTCGACGTGCTCTACGTCCCCTCGACGTCGGGGAAGATCTACCGCATCAACACGAGCGACGTGGACACCACGGGCCGGCCGCTGGGCAAGGTGCTCGCCTCGTGCGTCATCGCGGACGCGAAGACGGTGACGGACGTGCCCGCCGCGTGGCGGCCCTACCAGCGCATCTTCTCCAGCATCTCCGTGAAGCTGGAGCGAGGCGGCAGCGGGAACGTGGCGCACATCTACTTCGGCACCGCCAACAGCCCGGACCTGGCCAACGAGCCCGAGGACCTGGCGCCCCTCGCCTCCAAGCCGCACTACTACTTGATGGCCTTCAACGACCCCCGTCCGCTGGGCGCGACCTGCGGCGGCACGTATGCGTGGGCCCAAGAGCTGGCGGCGGGACAGCTCGTCTGGGGTGGCGTGGCCTCGAGCAGCGACAACGTCTTCACCACCACGGCCTCGGGCAAGGCCGCCAACATCTGCAGCCTGAACGCGGAGGGCGGCAAGCTCTACGCCTACAGCGCGGCTGGCGTCGCGGCACCGGGCAACGGCGCGTCGCTCGGAGGTCAGGGCGTGAACGCGCCCGTGCTCTACGACAACCACCTCATCATCCTCACGGCGGACTCGAAGATTCGCGTCCTGGGCGAGAAGGGCAAGTTCAACAACCCAGGCGGCGCGGGCCTGCAACGTCGCTCCAACGTCCTCATCTGGGACGTGCGCTCCGGCTCGAAAATCCAGGAGGTCGTGCCGTGA
- a CDS encoding prepilin-type N-terminal cleavage/methylation domain-containing protein has translation MSHRLHSRGFSLIELLIASAIAIALISAAISVGLQLQRRGVLEERTMETQNAARAARDLFAFGVQRAGAGAGSSPLAIGNTPASRPDLRYPVWVTTQADFATDPSFALPSGPYQDLRSDVLRIWETDPGNMLRLVACQSGTFAWTGGRLCTQTRPPEGLKNLLVAVVAPHGAGGKRPIACVGMLGSTFDQTINPPLDSEYSVDFSPGVPGLPALASTHECGAPPVASGVDGGGGVPLQLWDAPDLYVMPITARDFRVNWKGGAPALEMDSDGFIPDSGFTVVSRDIERLQVFLGVVPTDNSDAGVLLFPDAVAGRPALDTCTFSSCSPFITWDAGTLVSADEGPDTPRDKLMQRVRLVELRITARSERLDRLADLATDGGLDDDGNIQDGYKRRHSVIRLSPRNFGYAGQ, from the coding sequence ATGAGCCATCGCCTCCACTCGCGAGGGTTCTCGCTCATCGAGCTGCTCATCGCCTCCGCCATTGCCATCGCGCTCATCTCCGCCGCCATCTCCGTGGGATTGCAGTTGCAACGCCGTGGCGTTTTGGAAGAACGGACGATGGAGACCCAGAACGCGGCCCGGGCCGCGCGGGACCTCTTCGCCTTCGGCGTCCAGCGCGCGGGCGCGGGCGCGGGCTCGTCACCGCTCGCCATCGGCAACACGCCCGCGAGCCGGCCAGACCTGCGCTACCCGGTCTGGGTGACGACGCAGGCCGACTTCGCCACGGACCCTTCGTTCGCACTGCCGTCCGGTCCCTATCAAGACCTGCGCTCGGATGTGCTCCGCATCTGGGAGACGGATCCCGGCAACATGCTCCGGCTCGTGGCGTGTCAGAGCGGGACGTTCGCGTGGACGGGCGGTCGGCTGTGCACGCAGACCCGGCCACCCGAGGGGCTCAAGAACCTGTTGGTGGCGGTGGTCGCGCCGCACGGCGCCGGAGGCAAGCGACCCATCGCGTGCGTCGGGATGTTGGGCAGCACGTTCGACCAGACCATCAACCCGCCCCTGGACAGTGAATACTCCGTGGACTTCTCGCCTGGCGTCCCGGGGCTGCCAGCCCTCGCGTCCACGCACGAGTGCGGCGCGCCCCCTGTCGCGAGCGGCGTGGACGGAGGCGGCGGCGTCCCCCTCCAGCTCTGGGACGCACCGGACCTGTATGTCATGCCCATCACCGCGCGCGACTTCCGGGTGAACTGGAAGGGCGGTGCACCCGCGCTCGAGATGGACTCCGATGGCTTCATCCCCGACTCGGGCTTCACGGTGGTGTCGCGAGACATCGAGCGGCTCCAGGTCTTCCTGGGCGTCGTCCCCACGGATAACTCCGACGCGGGGGTGCTGCTCTTCCCGGACGCGGTCGCGGGACGGCCCGCGCTCGACACCTGCACGTTCAGCTCCTGTTCCCCCTTCATCACGTGGGACGCTGGGACGCTCGTCTCGGCGGATGAAGGGCCGGACACTCCCCGCGACAAGTTGATGCAGCGCGTGCGGTTGGTGGAGCTGCGCATCACCGCGCGCTCGGAGCGACTGGACCGGCTGGCGGACCTGGCCACCGACGGAGGGCTCGACGATGACGGCAACATCCAGGACGGCTACAAGCGGAGGCACTCCGTCATCCGCCTGTCTCCGAGGAACTTCGGCTATGCGGGCCAATGA
- a CDS encoding prepilin-type N-terminal cleavage/methylation domain-containing protein — MRANDRHAGRLRAGMSLLELMVTLAILTVFVSLSVAGFQGMTERQRVGGAQREILLMMREARQQARASLQPVRLTQWTTDEDGRAVTRIRWERLPCDNTWGTTCPRVECATNACGVGACDCGPGVGQPVVIPRGLEATSLDRLCWLGDSARPVAPQGTTVCVEASTPPAQGSLVLRRDGVPDQVMDVDGLTGTVRVVDCTRLPSAPGCS; from the coding sequence ATGCGGGCCAATGACAGACACGCGGGCCGGCTGCGCGCGGGCATGAGCCTGTTGGAGCTGATGGTGACCTTGGCCATCCTTACGGTCTTCGTCTCCCTGAGCGTCGCGGGCTTCCAGGGGATGACGGAGCGGCAGCGCGTGGGAGGCGCGCAGCGGGAGATCCTCCTGATGATGCGGGAGGCGCGGCAGCAGGCGCGCGCCTCGCTCCAGCCCGTGCGGCTGACCCAATGGACCACCGATGAGGACGGGCGCGCTGTCACCCGCATCCGCTGGGAGCGACTGCCGTGCGACAACACCTGGGGCACGACCTGTCCCCGCGTGGAGTGCGCCACCAATGCCTGCGGCGTGGGCGCGTGCGACTGCGGCCCGGGCGTAGGGCAGCCCGTGGTCATCCCCCGCGGACTGGAGGCCACTTCGCTCGACCGCCTCTGCTGGTTGGGGGACTCGGCCCGGCCCGTGGCGCCGCAGGGCACCACCGTCTGTGTCGAAGCCTCCACGCCTCCCGCCCAGGGCAGCCTGGTGCTGCGTCGCGACGGAGTGCCGGACCAGGTCATGGACGTGGACGGCCTGACGGGGACCGTCCGCGTGGTCGACTGCACCCGGCTCCCCAGCGCTCCTGGCTGTTCGTAG
- a CDS encoding cytochrome c gives MKTRVALVLALSLAATAHAETTAEVWTAKCKSCHGEDGKAHTTLGKKESIVDMSQPAWQKAETDADIREVIADGSSRNSKMKAYKDKLTPEQIDALVGYIRTFQSK, from the coding sequence ATGAAGACGCGGGTTGCCCTCGTGCTGGCCCTGTCGCTGGCTGCCACTGCTCACGCCGAGACCACGGCGGAGGTTTGGACGGCCAAGTGCAAGTCCTGCCACGGCGAAGACGGCAAGGCTCACACGACCCTGGGCAAGAAGGAGTCCATCGTCGACATGAGCCAGCCTGCCTGGCAGAAGGCCGAGACCGACGCCGACATCCGCGAGGTGATTGCCGATGGCTCCTCGCGCAACTCCAAGATGAAGGCCTACAAGGACAAGCTCACGCCGGAGCAGATTGACGCGCTGGTGGGATACATCCGCACGTTCCAGAGCAAGTAG
- a CDS encoding cytochrome c, whose amino-acid sequence MIRMKLMLLPLVLLPCLAGAEDSGETLFNKACSHCHTARRSDKEAKAHPTVARDSKVIPSMDMAIQNRSAEQLRTWIQAPHKVNAKTGCDTRQLRAEDVDAVMGYLSTLAVPPQLPRQEMLRQQLQEKLKAQRASQQSNTHQPSSSPGVK is encoded by the coding sequence ATGATTCGCATGAAACTCATGTTGCTGCCCCTGGTGCTCCTGCCGTGTCTGGCGGGCGCGGAGGACTCCGGGGAGACGCTCTTCAACAAGGCCTGCTCGCATTGTCATACAGCGCGGCGCTCCGACAAGGAGGCCAAGGCCCATCCCACGGTGGCGCGTGACAGCAAGGTCATCCCGTCGATGGACATGGCCATCCAGAACCGCTCAGCCGAGCAGCTTCGCACCTGGATTCAGGCCCCTCACAAGGTGAATGCGAAGACCGGCTGTGACACGCGGCAACTGCGCGCCGAGGACGTGGACGCGGTGATGGGCTACCTGTCCACGCTCGCCGTGCCGCCCCAACTGCCGCGCCAGGAGATGTTGCGCCAGCAGTTGCAAGAGAAGCTCAAGGCCCAACGCGCCAGCCAGCAATCCAACACCCACCAGCCCAGCTCCTCCCCGGGGGTGAAGTGA